From Chryseobacterium sp. H1D6B, a single genomic window includes:
- a CDS encoding serine hydrolase domain-containing protein, whose translation MLKKIFFSFSLGIFSLSSAQNLDKQKLDHYFKALDENHKVMGSFAVADKGSIIYTNAVGFSDVENKKKADANTIYRIGSISKTFTAVLVMKAAEDKKLALNTSLSKFFPQIKNADKIKIEYLLNHRSGIHNFTDDELYQTYYTQPVSEQKLVEAIAKGGSDFEPDSKFSYSNSNYSLLAFILEKVYKKKYSQLIEEYITKPLQLKYTKAGGKIDVSKNNASSYTYNDNKYVKSSETDMSVSIGAGNLVSTPSELVIFMDALVSGKLISKESFNKMRQFKDHYGFGLTEVPFNGKLGFGHNGGIDSFNSVLYYFPEGEKTFAMITNQTNYDNNNISIAALSAAYGQDFSVPDFTLALSESDLQPLAGIYSNKEIPIKFNIFVKDNTVMAQADGQSAFPLEPVSKTSFKFDMAGIVIDFDPAKKMFVISQAGTSTTFTKE comes from the coding sequence ATGTTGAAAAAAATATTTTTTAGTTTTTCCTTAGGAATTTTTAGTCTGAGTAGTGCTCAAAATCTCGATAAACAGAAACTAGATCATTATTTCAAAGCTCTGGATGAAAATCATAAAGTGATGGGAAGCTTTGCTGTCGCTGATAAAGGCAGTATCATCTATACCAATGCTGTCGGCTTTTCTGATGTTGAAAATAAGAAGAAAGCAGATGCAAATACCATTTATAGAATCGGTTCTATCTCTAAAACTTTTACTGCTGTTTTAGTTATGAAAGCGGCGGAAGATAAAAAACTGGCATTAAACACCAGTTTAAGCAAATTCTTCCCGCAAATCAAAAATGCTGATAAGATCAAAATTGAATACCTGCTGAACCACAGAAGCGGAATCCATAATTTCACAGACGATGAATTGTATCAAACTTATTATACACAGCCGGTTTCAGAGCAGAAATTAGTAGAAGCTATTGCAAAAGGCGGTTCAGATTTTGAACCGGATTCTAAATTCAGTTACAGCAATTCTAATTATTCTTTATTAGCCTTTATTTTGGAAAAAGTTTATAAAAAGAAATATTCACAGCTGATAGAAGAATATATTACTAAGCCTTTACAACTAAAATATACTAAAGCCGGCGGAAAAATTGATGTTTCAAAAAATAACGCTTCCTCTTATACTTACAATGATAATAAATATGTGAAAAGTTCGGAAACTGATATGTCGGTTTCTATCGGAGCGGGGAATCTGGTTTCTACCCCTTCTGAACTTGTCATTTTTATGGATGCCCTGGTGTCTGGAAAACTTATTTCTAAAGAAAGTTTTAATAAAATGCGCCAGTTTAAAGATCATTATGGTTTTGGGCTGACGGAAGTTCCTTTTAATGGAAAGCTGGGTTTTGGGCACAACGGCGGAATAGACAGCTTTAATTCTGTATTGTATTATTTTCCAGAGGGCGAAAAAACTTTTGCCATGATTACTAATCAGACGAATTATGATAACAACAATATTTCTATCGCCGCGTTAAGTGCTGCTTATGGACAAGATTTCTCAGTTCCGGATTTTACATTGGCTCTTTCTGAAAGTGATCTTCAGCCTTTGGCAGGAATATATTCTAATAAGGAGATTCCGATAAAATTTAATATTTTTGTTAAAGACAATACAGTAATGGCACAGGCTGACGGACAGAGTGCCTTTCCGCTGGAACCGGTTTCCAAAACAAGTTTTAAATTTGATATGGCAGGAATCGTAATTGATTTTGACCCTGCGAAAAAAATGTTTGTGATCTCACAGGCAGGTACATCAACCACTTTTACAAAAGAATAA
- a CDS encoding thymidylate synthase, protein MQNYLDLLQHILDNGTDKTDRTGTGTRSVFGYQLRYDLSKGFPLVTTKKVHLKSIIYELLWFLKGDTNIKYLNDNGVKIWDEWADENGDLGPVYGAQWRSWKGADHKVVDQITELIDQIKKNPDSRRLIVSAWNVAEIPNMALAPCHALFQFYVADGKLSLQLYQRSADIFLGVPFNIASYALLLMMVAQVCDLEVGDYVHSFGDVHIYNNHFEQVNRQLSRDPKPLPVMKLNPAIKNIFDFNFEDFTLENYDPHPGIKAPVAV, encoded by the coding sequence ATGCAAAATTACTTAGACCTTTTACAACATATTTTAGATAACGGAACAGATAAAACTGATAGAACAGGAACAGGAACAAGAAGTGTTTTCGGATATCAGTTAAGATATGATCTGTCGAAAGGTTTTCCTTTGGTTACTACCAAAAAAGTGCATTTGAAATCTATTATTTATGAACTGCTTTGGTTCTTAAAAGGAGACACCAATATAAAATATCTTAATGATAACGGGGTGAAGATTTGGGATGAATGGGCAGATGAAAACGGAGATTTAGGTCCTGTTTACGGAGCTCAGTGGAGAAGCTGGAAAGGGGCGGATCATAAAGTGGTGGATCAGATTACAGAGCTGATCGATCAAATCAAAAAAAATCCGGATTCAAGAAGATTAATTGTCTCTGCATGGAATGTTGCAGAAATCCCGAATATGGCTTTAGCACCCTGCCACGCACTGTTTCAGTTTTATGTAGCAGATGGGAAACTGTCGCTGCAGCTGTATCAGAGAAGTGCGGATATTTTTCTTGGAGTACCGTTTAATATTGCGAGTTACGCATTGCTGCTGATGATGGTTGCTCAGGTTTGTGATCTGGAGGTTGGGGATTATGTTCATAGTTTTGGTGATGTTCATATTTATAACAACCATTTTGAACAGGTAAACAGACAGCTTTCAAGAGATCCGAAACCTCTTCCAGTCATGAAATTAAATCCTGCAATTAAAAATATTTTTGATTTCAATTTTGAAGATTTCACCTTGGAAAATTATGACCCGCATCCAGGGATCAAAGCACCTGTAGCGGTGTAA
- a CDS encoding glucose 1-dehydrogenase, translating into MGILENKVALVTGAGSGIGLAIAHTYAKEGAKVIVSDINEEHGRQAVEQIKSSGGDASFVKADTSDPKQVEALVKTTVEIYGRLDIACNNAGIGGEAALTGDYSLDSWRKVLSVNLDGVFYGCKYEINQMEKNGGGVIVNISSIHGSVAAPLSSAYTTAKHAVVGLTKNIGAEYGQKNIRCNAVGPGYIETPLLEEMSGDAKEALIGKHPIGRLGTAQEVAELVLFLSSDKSSFMTGAYYLVDGGYTAV; encoded by the coding sequence ATGGGAATTTTAGAAAACAAAGTTGCTCTAGTAACAGGAGCTGGTTCAGGAATAGGATTGGCAATTGCTCATACGTATGCGAAGGAAGGAGCAAAAGTAATTGTATCTGATATTAATGAAGAACACGGAAGACAGGCTGTAGAACAGATCAAATCGTCAGGCGGAGATGCTTCTTTCGTAAAAGCAGATACCTCTGATCCTAAACAGGTAGAAGCGTTAGTAAAGACAACGGTGGAAATATACGGCAGATTAGATATTGCATGTAACAATGCTGGAATTGGAGGGGAAGCAGCTTTAACAGGCGATTACAGTCTCGACAGCTGGAGAAAAGTATTAAGTGTAAACTTGGACGGGGTATTTTACGGCTGTAAATATGAGATTAATCAAATGGAAAAAAACGGAGGCGGTGTTATTGTAAACATCTCTTCAATCCATGGTTCAGTAGCCGCACCGCTTTCATCAGCTTATACCACAGCAAAACACGCAGTTGTAGGTCTTACAAAAAATATCGGAGCCGAATACGGACAAAAGAATATCCGGTGCAATGCAGTCGGTCCCGGTTATATTGAAACTCCGCTTCTTGAAGAAATGAGCGGTGACGCGAAAGAAGCTCTCATTGGAAAACATCCGATCGGACGTTTAGGTACCGCTCAGGAAGTTGCAGAATTAGTATTATTCCTAAGTTCAGATAAATCTTCTTTTATGACAGGTGCTTACTATCTTGTAGACGGGGGCTATACAGCTGTATAA
- a CDS encoding alpha-amylase family glycosyl hydrolase codes for MKKLLLFTVIGLGIVSCATKNTNKMMDQPREWKHTTNIYEVNIRQYTQEGTFKAFEKEMPRLKTMGVKTLWFMPITPIAQQNKKGSLGSPYAASDYTSINPEFGTLNDFKHMVNEAHRLGFKVIIDWVANHTGWDHVWTKTHPEFYLKDPDGQFHKASGMDDIIELDYKNQDMRKAMIDAMKFWVKETNIDGFRCDLASWVEVDFWQQARPEVETLKPLFWLGEFDELENPEYGKVFDTSYSWKWMHTSEDYYKKNLPLQDLKDLLKKYSAIGDSSMRAWFTSNHDENSWNGTEYEKYGVTTKPMAVFSATWNGVPLLYSGQELPNMKRLEFFEKDAIEWTPHCKEADFYRTLLNLKSSNPALRGGDSNVTTYLLNTTADDKILAYIRKNGSDEVLVILNLSKEPVDFSIQDEHLSGVFKNVFDTTKRDFNTGKDFNFNVSDYAVFEK; via the coding sequence ATGAAAAAATTACTTTTATTCACGGTAATTGGTCTGGGAATTGTTTCCTGTGCTACTAAAAATACAAATAAGATGATGGATCAGCCAAGAGAATGGAAACATACTACTAATATTTATGAAGTCAATATAAGACAATATACTCAGGAAGGAACCTTTAAAGCATTTGAAAAAGAAATGCCCCGCCTGAAAACAATGGGAGTGAAAACACTTTGGTTCATGCCGATAACCCCCATTGCCCAGCAGAACAAAAAGGGAAGCTTGGGAAGCCCTTATGCAGCGTCAGATTATACTTCAATCAATCCTGAGTTTGGAACACTAAATGATTTTAAACATATGGTAAACGAGGCCCACAGGCTTGGTTTCAAAGTGATTATCGATTGGGTAGCCAACCACACAGGATGGGATCATGTATGGACAAAAACACATCCTGAATTTTATTTAAAAGATCCCGACGGACAATTTCATAAAGCTTCTGGAATGGATGATATCATTGAGCTGGATTATAAAAATCAGGACATGAGGAAGGCAATGATCGATGCGATGAAATTCTGGGTCAAAGAAACCAATATTGACGGTTTCAGATGTGATCTGGCCTCTTGGGTAGAAGTAGATTTCTGGCAGCAGGCCCGTCCGGAAGTAGAAACCTTAAAACCTCTTTTCTGGCTAGGTGAATTTGATGAACTTGAAAATCCGGAATATGGAAAAGTGTTCGATACAAGCTATTCGTGGAAGTGGATGCACACATCAGAAGACTATTACAAGAAAAACCTGCCTTTACAAGACCTTAAAGATTTATTAAAAAAATATTCTGCTATCGGAGACTCTTCCATGAGAGCATGGTTCACTTCAAATCATGATGAAAATTCCTGGAACGGAACAGAATATGAAAAATATGGAGTAACCACCAAGCCTATGGCAGTATTCTCTGCCACTTGGAATGGTGTTCCTTTATTATATTCCGGACAAGAGCTTCCCAATATGAAAAGACTGGAGTTTTTTGAAAAGGACGCGATTGAATGGACTCCCCATTGCAAAGAAGCTGATTTTTATAGAACTTTATTAAATTTAAAATCATCAAATCCCGCATTAAGAGGAGGAGATTCCAATGTTACTACTTATCTTCTGAATACAACAGCAGATGATAAAATATTGGCATATATAAGAAAAAACGGAAGCGATGAAGTTCTTGTTATTTTGAATTTGTCAAAAGAACCTGTGGATTTCAGTATTCAGGATGAACATTTATCTGGAGTATTCAAAAATGTATTTGACACTACTAAAAGAGACTTTAATACAGGAAAAGATTTCAATTTCAATGTTTCAGATTACGCAGTATTTGAAAAATAA